The Aggregicoccus sp. 17bor-14 genome includes a region encoding these proteins:
- the rplN gene encoding 50S ribosomal protein L14, with protein sequence MIQMQSVLDVADNSGAKKVFCIKVLGGSKRKYASIGDVIVVSIREALPNSKVKKGDVAKAVIVRTKRELGRPDGSYIKFDGNSAVLINKDLEPIGTRIFGPVARELRARKFMKIISLAPEVL encoded by the coding sequence ATGATTCAGATGCAAAGCGTGCTCGACGTTGCCGACAACTCGGGCGCCAAGAAGGTGTTCTGCATCAAGGTGCTGGGCGGCTCGAAGCGCAAGTACGCCTCCATCGGCGACGTGATCGTCGTCTCCATCCGCGAGGCGCTGCCGAACTCGAAGGTGAAGAAGGGTGACGTGGCCAAGGCCGTCATCGTCCGCACCAAGCGCGAGCTCGGCCGTCCGGACGGCAGCTACATCAAGTTCGACGGCAACTCCGCGGTCCTCATCAACAAGGACCTGGAGCCCATCGGGACCCGCATCTTCGGGCCGGTCGCCCGCGAGCTGCGCGCCCGCAAGTTC
- the rpsC gene encoding 30S ribosomal protein S3, translated as MGQKVHPIGFRLGVIKTWDSKWFEHKNYAQWLHEDIRIREFVKKSLNHAGVSKVEIERAANKVKVNVHTARPGIVIGKRGAGIETVKKDLQQFTKNEVFLNIVEVRKAETDAQLVAENIATQLERRIAFRRAMKKALQTAMKFGAKGIRVACSGRLGGAEMARYEWYREGRVPLHTLRADIDYGFAEAKTTYGKIGCKVWICKGEVLPGKGGQAALPTNR; from the coding sequence TTGGGCCAGAAAGTTCATCCGATCGGGTTCCGCCTCGGGGTCATCAAGACCTGGGACTCCAAGTGGTTCGAGCACAAGAACTACGCGCAGTGGCTCCATGAGGACATCCGGATCCGCGAGTTCGTGAAGAAGTCGCTCAACCACGCGGGCGTCTCCAAGGTGGAGATCGAGCGCGCGGCCAACAAGGTGAAGGTCAACGTGCACACCGCTCGGCCGGGCATCGTGATCGGCAAGCGCGGCGCGGGCATCGAGACCGTGAAGAAGGACCTCCAGCAGTTCACGAAGAACGAGGTCTTCCTCAACATCGTCGAGGTCCGCAAGGCCGAGACCGACGCGCAGCTGGTGGCCGAGAACATCGCCACCCAGCTCGAGCGCCGCATCGCCTTCCGCCGCGCCATGAAGAAGGCCCTGCAGACCGCCATGAAGTTCGGCGCCAAGGGCATCCGCGTGGCCTGCTCCGGGCGCCTGGGCGGCGCCGAGATGGCGCGCTACGAGTGGTACCGCGAGGGCCGCGTGCCCCTGCACACCCTGCGCGCGGACATCGACTACGGCTTCGCCGAGGCGAAGACCACCTACGGCAAGATCGGCTGCAAGGTGTGGATCTGCAAGGGCGAGGTCCTCCCGGGCAAGGGTGGCCAGGCCGCGCTGCCCACCAACCGCTAA
- the rplV gene encoding 50S ribosomal protein L22 yields MESTAHLRNLRMAPRKVSMVVALVRGKPVEAALNILRFTPRAAARPVEKLIKSAVANATDLSKGQVDVDTLYVKTISVDQGPTQRRFMPRAMGRASRINKKSSHIHVVLAEAKKK; encoded by the coding sequence ATGGAGTCGACTGCACACCTGCGTAACCTGCGCATGGCCCCCCGGAAGGTCTCGATGGTGGTCGCGCTTGTCCGGGGCAAGCCTGTGGAGGCTGCCCTCAACATCCTGCGCTTCACCCCGCGCGCCGCTGCGCGTCCGGTGGAGAAGCTCATCAAGAGCGCCGTGGCGAACGCCACCGACCTGTCCAAGGGCCAGGTCGACGTGGACACGCTCTACGTGAAGACCATCTCGGTCGACCAGGGCCCCACCCAGCGCCGCTTCATGCCGCGCGCCATGGGCCGGGCCAGCCGCATCAACAAGAAGTCCAGCCACATTCACGTGGTGCTCGCCGAGGCGAAGAAGAAGTAG
- the rpsS gene encoding 30S ribosomal protein S19 produces MARSIKKGPFVDQHLAKKVEAMLAANKKAVVKTWSRRSTILPEFVGHTFAVHNGKKFVPVFVTENMVGHKLGEFSPTRTFGGHSAEKKVAKAPGK; encoded by the coding sequence ATGGCTCGTTCGATCAAGAAGGGTCCGTTCGTCGACCAGCACCTCGCCAAGAAGGTCGAGGCGATGCTGGCGGCCAACAAGAAGGCGGTCGTGAAGACGTGGTCGCGTCGCTCCACGATCCTGCCTGAGTTCGTCGGTCACACCTTCGCGGTGCACAACGGGAAGAAGTTCGTCCCGGTGTTCGTCACGGAGAACATGGTGGGTCACAAGCTCGGTGAGTTCTCGCCGACGCGTACGTTCGGCGGGCACTCGGCGGAGAAGAAGGTCGCCAAGGCTCCGGGTAAGTAG
- the rpsQ gene encoding 30S ribosomal protein S17: protein MAEATQTPAEKTTTRGRPKTRVGIVTSNKMQKTVVVTVSRRTAHPQYGKIMNVREKYKAHVEDHDYPAKVTINEGDRVRIAETKPASKDKRWRVVEVIEKSKGI from the coding sequence ATGGCTGAAGCGACCCAGACCCCCGCTGAGAAGACCACCACCCGCGGCCGTCCCAAGACGCGCGTGGGGATCGTCACCTCGAACAAGATGCAGAAGACGGTCGTCGTCACCGTCTCCCGCCGCACCGCGCACCCCCAGTACGGGAAGATCATGAACGTGCGCGAGAAGTACAAGGCGCACGTCGAGGACCACGACTACCCCGCCAAGGTCACCATCAACGAGGGTGACCGGGTGCGCATCGCCGAGACCAAGCCGGCCAGCAAGGACAAGCGCTGGCGCGTGGTCGAGGTGATCGAGAAGAGCAAGGGCATTTAG
- the rpmC gene encoding 50S ribosomal protein L29, with protein sequence MATAKELKELSGEELAKRASEMRETLFQDQLKRRTGSLDSPAERTAHRRDLARILTVQAEQARAAKASK encoded by the coding sequence ATGGCGACTGCCAAGGAACTGAAGGAACTGTCGGGCGAGGAGCTGGCGAAGCGCGCGTCCGAGATGCGCGAGACGCTGTTCCAGGACCAGCTCAAGCGCCGCACGGGCTCGCTGGACAGCCCGGCGGAGCGCACCGCGCACCGGCGCGACCTGGCCCGCATCCTCACCGTCCAGGCCGAGCAGGCCCGCGCGGCGAAGGCCAGCAAGTAG
- the rplP gene encoding 50S ribosomal protein L16, with protein MLQPARTKYRKMQKGRMPGKAYRGSNLTYGEFGLMTLQPGWLTSRQIEAARIAMTRHVKRGGKIWIRVFPDKPITKKPAETRMGTGKGGVEYYVAVIKPGRILYEMEGMTKDVATGALKLAQAKLPVLTKIVHRSELSL; from the coding sequence ATGCTTCAGCCTGCTCGTACCAAGTACCGCAAGATGCAGAAGGGCCGCATGCCTGGGAAGGCATACCGCGGCAGCAACCTCACCTACGGTGAGTTTGGCCTGATGACCCTGCAGCCGGGTTGGCTGACCAGCCGGCAGATCGAGGCGGCCCGTATCGCCATGACCCGCCACGTGAAGCGCGGCGGCAAGATCTGGATCCGCGTGTTCCCGGACAAGCCCATCACCAAGAAGCCCGCCGAGACCCGTATGGGCACCGGCAAGGGCGGCGTGGAGTACTACGTGGCGGTGATCAAGCCCGGCCGCATCCTCTACGAGATGGAGGGCATGACCAAGGACGTCGCCACCGGCGCCCTCAAGCTCGCCCAAGCGAAGCTGCCCGTGCTCACCAAGATCGTCCACCGCAGCGAGCTCTCGCTGTAG